Within the Papaver somniferum cultivar HN1 unplaced genomic scaffold, ASM357369v1 unplaced-scaffold_132, whole genome shotgun sequence genome, the region ctgtagtcaatgagagtatgtcaaccaaggagattctttagtgccgtccaaggttctgcgtagatagctagggtatgcagtaaaggttttgtgggcatacctatggtaaaccctctggagacaacactccgccactagggccacctaggggttcaaatgatttttattttctagaataaatttgctcgaggactagcaaataataagtttgggggtatttgatagacacatttttgtgtctaagttgtcctcaattttctatattgttagcactcaattttgtactaattttggtattttatgtgtttgtaggcatttttgggaaataaacatttttcgaaaattcggcttgaaaagttgattttggcacccggagggcgcatgttattcggactctcacttttggataagggcaactcaattactaaggggcaccttagttgggcacctgctaatcgcaccccgtcactggttaaggggactccatcttcttccttgatttgaaaagaaaactgGCGGGAAAATCTGGCAGTAACgaaccagaattagggttgagtTTTTAGTCGtgatttaaagagattcaatcactggaatTTACTGTGGTTATTCTATTCGGACAAACAAGGTTGGTAAGAGTGATAAAAACggttaaaattggctggatattCAGATAAATATAAACAGAGGAGTACGAGATATAATGGTTCAAATTTCCGTGATTTTCTATAGAAGATTTGTTGGTGATTCTGTGAGATTTTCTCGAGGATTTTAATTGGAGATATCCTGTTATGCTGAAACAGGATCGGTAAGTCAGCTGGATTCAAGGAAAGAAGAATATTTCCACGGTTGGAGAAAACATGACACGAGGATATCTCGAGTCTTCCATGAGTCGTTTGAGATATGTTTGGAGGATTTTGTGTGCTGAGGCGACTTATACTGGATAAACATACGTGCAGAATCTTGTTTGGAGTGTGCTGAGCTGTAGAAGACGCGTGaagatcaaagaaaaagaaaattattcccatgcagcagcagaaaaggaaAGAAGATCAGATAGAGTTATTACGCGTGATCTCTcagccctgttgagtataaacaAAGTGTTGTGGTTCAGAGGAAGGGGATCGAGAGTTTGGGGCGAAGAATAGAGAGTTGCAGAgaaacttctctgctgctgcagagaagaagaagacgaagaacacaaACGACTCAGTAGGTCTGTCGTTTTAGAACTGTCACATTTTCTGGTCTTAGTGACAGTTTTTCTACGACAATTTCCGAATATTGTTTACTGTAACAAGTGCTTAAGTTGTGACGGGGCTTTTGTAACGGCTGACGACCGTTGCAAACTCCCTATTTATAGTCTTTTCTattcttttcttcattgtaagcACCAATTGAGCTATAAATAtatcttttgagagtgtctacaatatgaggagttaaacccctacactgggttGACGGAGGAAtctgaatttcatacatgggtgaatttattttattctctatatgacttttgcactaattaaaatagaattatgattttgattaattagttatcattttattagatgagtcatgcttgcttaaatgtttgatgtcccatgcttacgatttataactaatcttTTGacgatctactttggcaaaacaagagtcgatgttttatttatttattgagcaataattgttgagaatgaataattgagccaTATAATATGAATgcggtggaatcctagacccagtaactctccctttattattaaatctttaaattcagtattcacaagtcttagagttcgaatcttaattactacgacaacaaattaaaaatcacatcaggcacccattattcatgaattgagcagttcttTTACAGAACggaaaatcagcctcaaggaattaaaGAACTTCTTTCTGCTGCATGGAGCATTGtattatcgcaatcctgatggaACCTTGTCACGATGCCTTAGAGATGAGGAAGAAAGCGaacaactcaaacgcatacatgagaAAATATGCGGACAAACCCTGGTAGCcacactttacagaaggcttcaaagaCTCGGATACTATTGGCCCTCCATGGAGGCTCAGTCAAGGATGCTACAAGGGTCGTGTCCCAATTGccagacaccacctcatcatttAGAGGTTCTAACGATCcttcacactggggactggagagaaccttacataaagTATCTTCGTGACAACGATCTGCCATCAGAGAAGAAAGGAGCGATCAAACTCGTTCAGAGGGCCAAGCGTTTTGTCTATttggaagggattttgtatcgcaaaagctttggtgggaatctCCTGAGATGCTTGGCTGAATGCAAAATTCCTACAATCTTGAAAGAGATGCACAAAGGATaacaccaaggaaagaagaaattattttttccaaattcatgagaaatactattggccaaccatggaagatgatgtagCTGCCTATGTTCGGAGATGTCACCaatgccaagttcatggtaacctcattCACACTCATTGCCTTTCATTACATTTTGTGAGCAGTCCATGGcccttctatagctggggactggatatcattggaaaaatcaatccagcatcttcgaagcagcatgaatacatcatcacagcaacGGAGTACTTCACCAAATGAGTTgaggctattcctcttcgaagcaccactggatcACAATTGCAACTTTCATAAAAGAGCACATCATATGTagattcggcgttcctaaacatatcatcacgaataatggaactccttttgccaacaaacatgttgcagaattgctCGATGAATatggaatcaaacagattttctccacaccatactatccccaaggaaacggacaagcggagagcaccaacaaaaccttgatccggattctTAGTCGAACAGTTCATAACAATCCACGAACGTGGCATGAGGAAttgccaatggctttgtgggcctaCCGCACCGCACCAATAAGCTCAATTGGGACTTCACCGTATtctcttgtctatggagccgatgccATTCTCCCAGATGAAATCAAGATTCTTTCTGCAAGGATTGCAGTGGCCAGTGGAGTgcaatgggatgaagctgaagtgtctaATTCAAGGATtgctgaattggacatgctcgattcAAGAAGGGCCAAGGTGGAGAAATACGTAGAAACCTACAGACAAATGGTTTCCAAGGCATACAACAAAATTGTAAGAcatcgaacatttcaagtaggagatttggttttgaaaacaacaaagcatattcaacaagacatgtccgctcccaagttctctccgaaatgggaagggccttctgtaatcatcaaggcagtatccagtggatattacaaaatcttagctgttaatggaggagtggaagggaacatcatcaatggcaagtgTCTCAAGGCATATTATGCCTAAGTAATCAATGAACAATTATATATtaattttcaaaatgtaatttatattccttCAAAAAGTATGCAATATGCTCATTCATTCAAAGTTCAAGATTTTCATGAATCTCACAAAATTCTTCCAATCATCTACTTTATTCAAAACAAAGTCTCAACccacataaaaataaaatatcccCCTCTAACGCTCCCTCAGAGAAAACCACCCAATAACAAATAATCCTTGCTGAAGGTTGTGTCAAGCATCTTTTGAAAGTTttcattcttcactctcaaatcctGGACAACTTTCTCAACTCTTGCCGATTCCAGAGCAAGTGCCTTCTCCTATTCTATGATAGCAGATGTAGTAGAAATCATGTTTGCAGCAGCTGCCGCCCTGTCAACCTTGATGATCTCGAGTCGATGACGAAGCCGACTTATGTTGAATTGCAAGACCTCACAATTTGAGATCATATCATCCCATCTGTGCAACTCttcattcttgacatctcgcaagTTTATCTTGTTCATTTCATCGATAACATGCAATAATCCAGCAATTGTGGTTAATAAAGTTGGTAGAAAACCTCTCCATACTTCGGTAGTAGAAATATGCCCGTacctcttccagatcttggtgtaaagAGATGCATAACATTTAGGGACGATGAAACCACCAACCATTTGATTGTCTGGGCAAACATTAACCACGTGAGTATCGAACGGGAGTCCGGCCGCTGGATACTCACGAACATAGACCCTGGAATCGGCGGCTACATAATCCTCTGAGTTCTCACGGTTACCACGGACTTCCCATCTTTCCTATTCCTAGCTTCGACAACAACATGCACGTCGACCTGGAACTATGAAATATTCAACTTCAGAAAATTTATATAAACACTCGATCAGAGGGAAGTTTCGGTCCGTGACTTATCGATGTCCCAGCTTCGGCACGAGCAGGCATATAACGAGCGGGAGCTCTAACGGTCCGCTTAGGTCTTGAACATATTTGATTCCCGTGATTGTCCTCCAACAAATCACTTTATCTGATTAAAATTTCTGATTACATGGAAATAAGGAAAGCATGTTACCTACCAAGATGGACGTCCCAACTCCGTGCTTCGCCAAGGATTCATTTCGAGAAGAAGCACTGCTACCAGACATGATGATGAGAGGTATGAttatgatcaaaatttcttctaaTAATGTACAACCGAAGAATATGTGTTGTATAAGTATGAAACCCTAAGTTTTCGAAGTCAAAACTTAAGACGATGGATATTTATCTTCTACGAATGGTCAAATCAGTTGCGGTTTCTACTGAGAGGATCTCAAATGGGATTATGTGATAAACTAGAAGAACGACAATACTGGGGACTAACAGTTCAACTAGTCGATACTTTGACTAAGAACTGGTTTTTTGAAAATCACGTTTCCTTAATTTGCTCGTACAATCATACTTCCGAAGATCACGACTAATTTTCATACACGAGGATATGGATTCGTTCAATTGAAGGCATGAAGAGAACTGGATAGAGAATGTGATAAGGGATTGttcaacaaataaataaataatattctcCAAATATCTCGACGGTCAAACTATTCAATTAAGGAGATAATGTCAACTTCAACAtaaaataaataatctcagaaAATTCGCGACTAATCGTCGGATtcgtcatcaccatcatcatcttcCGTGGAATCCTCTTCAAGCTCTTCCTCAGAATCACTGCTAGAATCGTCACTGAAGTCCTCTCTTTCATCAGGGTCGCTGTACATTGCATCCCAGTACTCTTCTTTTTTGCGTTCAGCTTCAAGATCAGCCTCAACTAATCGCTCAATCTCCCTGGTGAGACGGTGTAGCTTAATTTTGCGTTCCCTTGGCTTCCATACGGGTTCTTCTTCTCCAACGTCTGAATTCGAGGctacaccatcaggacgagagcgAAGCTTCTCCTCGACAACTAACCGTCTGCGCTGAATTCGAAGCCTCTTCTCCCGGTACTCAGCTAGAATCTCATCCTCGACTATCCTCTTCGAGAATCTATCACGGGCAGTCTTCAGCTGATCAAGAGACATGTCGTTTATGGCTTCCTTAGCCTTCTTCAATGATTGGTCCATCTTGGCGCGAGATTCTTCTACAGAAATCTTCGTCTCTGAAACCTTGGAATCCTCGTCAGAAGATATAGAggaataatcataatcactgctgctggaagtcaccattatctggaACCGAAAGCACACAGTTACAGATATATCGAATTCATAACAAAAAAGGTAATCATtgactcttacctttttacagtttcacgaacttagtgaatAACAATGcaaaacttcgaaaacttgctcgtcctttcaaacctgcaaagccgagCAAAACTCGTCATTTAAAagtcaacacttgacttttcacgaaactatgAACAAATCACATAAACTCTTCATGTCAACGTTCCATGATTCTATGCCACAAACAcatatcataaaatcataaaatacaattatttatccttaacaattacttgaaaattgttgtttgattttttattaaaaaaaaaactcaaaaaactcatgtacgttttcaaaaaaaaaaaattacgcgAGTTAATAACAAAAAACTTATTTTGCTCAAACAAGCATTCGTCTtcgaaacgagggtcttttctatttttgcaagggtccacatattccaaataaaattttgaaagttcacaaaTAAATTTTGTCATGGactacaggtcttttcaaaaattcctctaactctaaggatcattatttattacttcTATTACGAACGagcctacgttcctaaaagtatttgcgaaagttcatgctttgaaaataaattttggttttcatgaaatcttataaataaaattttctctactgcaactaaATCGTGTCTATTCAAGGATTCATGTatctttttcatgttagggattattgcttgtttcttaaactaacgaacaaacgagcatacgttttctaaaataaTTTCTTCATGAAACCTACACATGCATgcatacataattttttttttgaacaactcaTGGAAAACTCATGAActcacaacaaaaacaaaaaaaaaataatctgggCGTACCTGTTGGTGttggccggaatttggccggacgGTTGTCGTCGGCGACTGTTTTCCCGGCGTGAAATTTTTCTCCTCCTGCTGCTCGGACGTGCGAGTGTTGAAGAGAGTTGGTCGATCAAATCAAAGAGAATTAAAATTTTTAGGGTTACttaccttttatatcaattttatttccaaaacctaataaaacatggatttcctttttgggccttGGGCCCGCGAACGCTAAACCGACCGAAACTGGACTTTtaaccgaccaaatcagcagtgcctcatctctccatgttcacgagatgacactctatcatactatcagggtctTCACCTGAACATTTTCTCGTACATGATACCGTTGGAGCAAAtcgggattctgaaaatacctttgtacaatTGAGTTCAACCActaatctcgtcgactgaaaatcaccatttaatgcttactgcggaacatgattgtccctcactaagcaggggacttaatgtagatggtggattttcaacaaaggtcaaaaccgtaaaatcatgatactgcatgtttctgacacggctttcaggcatgtgacgattcatattttacgagccatgatgaatatgtttttcgaaaagcctccactagttgagcgttcgataccttgcacttcatcatgacctctatgtagaataacataattgggtggttctccatatgattgaggacttaacgccttcaggacgtcggtgatactcactgttccctgactacatgagagagacccccctctacatagaagaacaattgggcggttctccataagattcagagcaataacgccttcaggacgtcggtgatactcattgttccctgactttgtagagagaccgtgtatagatccaggcggttctccgtaagattgagagcattaacgtcttcaggacttcggcaacactcgctgtttcctgactatgcaccttcagaacgtgtatgacgctttaactggctaatatcccttctgcaatagattaattctaccatgacattcaccactgaattcctagaagataatctattttatctcaatactccgatttcatgatcgaatccacactgatctcatggaatggtaatagataatctcattactctgatttcatgatcgaatccacgactgatctcatggaatggtaatagttaattactctgattctatggtcgaatccacgatcccataggatggtaatgctcattttattattctgaatccatggtcgaaGTCACGACTggtcctatggattgataataaacaactactcatttttattactcagtttcatgaatcattctccactgaatttcataaattagtaataaataatcaacaatcgggcatctgtaATAAAttagtaagccccataaaatggtgcaagtgtactcaagaatgatgcacgaacgagcacccaaatgtatgaacgagcattcgaaaatatggacaaacgatgaaatcctacacaaaacatgagagagaaaataataacattaaaataataaagaggcgcccatggccggtcccaccgGCTGGACGGCcgtgccctagttgtggccggtcccatgcctcttccattatttttccttatttttttattttcatgaactcatgaaaaactccttcattctagcaactttccttgtttgagcaaaactcacggtttctctattttcatagtttcatgaaaaataataatataaaatagggaaaggtgttgcaggaccggacaacctagccgtccagccatgccctagccgtggccggtcccacaccttacaatccctaatttttcataattattatttctctcatctcatgaaactcctcagtttgagcaaaaatcatggtttcctcatattttctcaaatattgctcaaaccatgaaaaagaaaaaaaatcaaatggtcacatgaatGACTAGGttactcacgccaaatattaaaatattattattttaatattttccgaatttttgatcaaacgagcgaagttctacttgctcattcgagcaaaatcaagaatttcagtcaaagatcgaactcttctgaaaatccgagtTATTGCTCAAACGTACATCAGAAAATGCCGAAACTATCAAGACTGAGACAtgtacattatggtgacacgggtatgtttccttgaccgaccaaggccggccctaaggcttgcaaggagccggtcccacactttttcaTAATTTTGGCTTaagttgctcaattgctcatattgggtccaaactctttccaaccgacttggaatttgctcaaacgaccatctgctggtcccacgaccaccaagggccggttttatgtcctcttggtcggtcctcacttttccataattaggttttatcacctaatgctcaatcgagcactatttcaataaatgatgaaactggcatttaatcatcattctttcaccaactggtcaactcaggaccctggtgcatgctcacttgagcacttggacaccacatggacgtccatcatcccatgtggtctgtccctctatcactcatgaactgttttcagcaattcatcaattgacgaacaattgatcaaaaattagggtttcgaacaaactctcaacaaatcatcattctgaacaagttcaaacactaaataaatttatgttgatccagtaaacaacacgcggattaatcatataatatttggtaatctactaatactttaattaatattttgttgggtcacgccaccaataaataattcgtcgaattgagcaatactttctcagttgctcgaatattatccaactatcaatatttagtaatttattcgtcgaattgagcaatatttgatcaattgctcgaatattgatccatatcaatatccagtaattcgtcgagcaatgctcagttgctcgaatttacaatattctaTCATTGTTTAACATGTTTCATTGAGCATTCgctcactcatgctcgattcaacaaaacctagactcattttcTAAACactcaacaactgactaattaaatacatgtctgtcacacagactccacgattcgtgagacctCAATCACGTctcatgggggatatcaattagggttttggttcagTGGCCTATGGCACGttgattcatccacgatgagaaatgtgattaagtcgtgcaacggttgaaggagttagcaaagtagtgggtggacgatcaaccaagtctccgcacgagaCGGAATTGGttttaccatgatctcccactttcccactcttccacTCATGAAACCGTCGCACTTACTGGGACCAATGTGttcgctattctgacaatataaataagtctctggatccacgattgaaaacaacaattttttcgagcaatcactctcaaaaattccatcaatcgcccagaacttattcgaacttcacagttcatcaatttgcagaaaccttcaacacatccacaatccttgatcatcattgatcctacacaattctcagcttcctactacagatcaacccatcttcctctttgttaccgaattgactctggaacggccattgacttggtttaggacggagccctacagattgatctatcgaatataagcactccctttgcagcgcatctgtgtgaggttaagtagtttgctcggttgaggagtctcgtctgcACGTttgactctccactttcctaaaaaatcagcaaatcgtttttccccatctacaagaacGCGTTACcatcgcgaacctaagcctaaaactTTGGTTAGAAAGAGATTGATAGTATAATGAGcttataggaaagtcgttcaaaaatATTGTACTGGGTACTTTGTTAGCTTAATTCAAGGTTTAGGAAGATTATTTTAAGTCGATTAGAGCCGCATTTTAACCCAAGGAAACGTTGCCACAAAGGTAGGGTTAATTAAGCTCCTTAGAGATTATCCTGCTGTTtaagggtgaaaactatttctgccggtattggtaatttggggtgtgtggatgggaaatgaatctaaaccctaaacaaatgcactgcacgggagtgcttttgattcgagaaatcaatctgtacaattctggcctaaaccaagaaatggccgttccagacttgcttcggtcacaaagtgaaggagatggggttgatcttagggagggaagcgaagaaggtgttgagattgtgaagtgttggctgtgtatgacttgtatcagaaagcttaactggcttgcagagtgtaagctatcagttctggtgtttgaatacgattgtatcaacactaggttttttggaaatagggaggagaacctatttatacaagtcattgagtctaacccacgtctctcatgggaagtggaggaagtggagtgatggagtagtggagttgtgtgttagtgtcacacgaccagtcttgcccacttctcccatcatcactaaccgtccatgtcttcctgacacgttcttgtgatggcgcgttacacgctgcacgctgtaaaccgtcagaccaataccccagtatgtatcccccagtctgtgacatgcttgatgtctcgaatgtgtggatgtgggacccacagaaagtagcatgtgatgctagattaaataactaagttatttaggaagtcgatatttatgaaatatcgtgtgtattctatgcaggtaatgcatcgaatatattcagcttGGAGGCTATAAAGGCAAGCCCTGATTTGGCCGATcaccccatgtggaagagtggtggacggtgatcgcggtgatgcctcactggttgcctaactcctgtcttaggctgtccgtcca harbors:
- the LOC113332892 gene encoding protein FAM50A-like gives rise to the protein MVTSSSSDYDYSSISSDEDSKVSETKISVEESRAKMDQSLKKAKEAINDMSLDQLKTARDRFSKRIVEDEILAEYREKRLRIQRRRLVVEEKLRSRPDGVASNSDVGEEEPVWKPRERKIKLHRLTREIERLVEADLEAERKKEEYWDAMYSDPDEREDFSDDSSSDSEEELEEDSTEDDDGDDESDD